GGAAACAGCTGTTCCAAttggtaaatatgtttttatataatATTAATCTGAAATACCTATTCTATTGCCTTTGTTTGAAACaatattttaattaaacaaTTATTTCTACAGCTCAGTAGACGCAGAGGCAAAGAGCAGTGGAGATGAAGTCAGTGTGTTATCAACAGCTTTGAGTCTATTTTTGTACAAAAGGAAGCTGAAAGATTTTTACCAAATCAAACTCATGCTCTACCTCTTTTCCACAGTGCTACTGTCtgtccactagatggcagcaaatACCTTGATCAAAGCTGAGGACAATCTTTCCATGAACACAAGAAGCTTTCTTtaatttcaaaatgttactgtgCTTGTTATATTTTCtttataaatgtttttattatcAAAGACTGTTACTACAAAGTGTGCCAACTTTAAATGGTATCAATAGTGTGATTCTCATTTGTATTTTTTGACCTAACGATTGAtgcaaaataataaaacacatttttgaaaaggttctctttttttttatgcATCATTTTTTAATTTTCTTGGTCATTCCAAGAAGCCCAGGGAAAACCCTCTATGCTGCACTCCTGTTTCTGCTGACGCTGCACACACTTCAGTTACACATGCAGTAGTAGCTTCCAGCAGAGTGTGTGAATGATTAATGTGCTGCATTGTGCTGCACTTGGATAAGGATgtggttaaaaaaaatacacttaATTGTACCTATCGCTCTATTTAGTACTGTTTTATTGGCAGATTTTCAGCCATATTGAATCTGGTATCCTCTACGGATGTAAAAGCTGCATTATGCAGGCTATTTCTCCTGGTGTTGCAGGAAAGGGACTGCACTGCATAACACATGGGAGAGAAACTGGGGCATTTTGAGCAAGCAAGCAACATTTCTATGTATTGGGAAGGCAATATAATTAAGAGACTGGTGGGATTATTAGCGCAAAGCCACGTCATAGACAAATTAACAGCAACCCTTAGATTtcagatatatatttttctatttatttaGAATGTGGGATACATGTGCTTCCCACTGCCTTTTGTTGTAGTCCGCATCCTGATAGATCCCCCCCCTCGTTGGTAGAACTCCACCCTTATGGATGTGAATGTGATGCAGGGCTGTGCCCACCAGGGGGCCCCTccctcgctcacagaggctctGAAGCAGTTCTACATGCTGTCCTGTCCTGCTACACCTCGCTTCATATCCAACCTGAAGCAGCAACCCAGCAACCTGCAACATATCTGCAAGACGGAGCTCTTCCACATCTCCTGCAGCCATGGCCACCACAGGTTTGATTGTTTCTCTCTTTTAGGATATTTAAAGTATGTATAACAGCTGTAAGCTATACTAATTGCCTTTGTTGAACAACATTGACTTGTTTCGTTCCTATAGGTGTGATAATTTTGTGATTTGTAATTTTATTTATCTATATTTACTTTACTTGAACGTTGTAGTTATTTGCCTGCTGCATTGTTGTTTCAGGCCCAAGAGCCAATTTACTGCTGATAGATCAGTGTTTtgacacatttaaatgaattgtagtTGTAATTCAAAAATCCTCTGCTAATAAATTACtacatttaatacatttgaGTAAATATGTTTATCAATTGTATCTCTTAAACAGAGGAGTCTGTTTTGGCAAAGAGAAAAGGCTGAAAGTGATGCAGACTGCCAGCTCATCCACAGGGGAGTGAGGGTTCAGCAACATGCAAGCCGCATTATTGACGCCCAGATATTCAATTTGGCACAGGCTGTAGTCTGGAAACACGCTTATACTAGCAAAGAAAATGATTTGTCCTGGTTAAAACTAGATATCTTTGTATTAAAAATTAAACGGCAATCATTTCTGGAAGCTTCTTAAACTCTAAATCACCTTTCAAACACTACTTCAACATTCCaagctccttttttcctctgcTGCTTCTGTAATGATACTAGGGGTATCCTGCTGCTGGCCTGTAACCCACTTTTTTTCCATGGTGCATCTTTTTTTCTGCTGAGCAAAGATGCTGCATTGAGCTCCTCTCAGGGAAAAAAAATCCTCCTGAGGAGTTGTGGAGCCAAGGCTGCAGATCTGAGGAACTGCAGACCTCTCTGTGCATGGTGCTGAACTCATGTAACACTGTTCTCTCCTCTGTAACTgatctttctctttcttttgcAGAAACACTGTTTCCAGACCGAAGTGACTTTGAATATGGTAAGATTTACACAATCTACTATCAAAATCCTGTTAAACATATCACATTCTGTACTTTTTTGCTACATGTTATTTACCATGTTACATGTTAATAACTCTTCCCTTGTAGATTATGAGACTTTGTGTACCGCGGGGGTCATCCTTGCCGTAATCATGTTTGTCGCTGGCATTTTAATAGCCCTCAGTAAGTTAAAACGTTCAATTATCGCTTTAATAAAGACGCTTTCTCATATATGCATAAGCACATTTACACTGTTACTAATCTATCATTCCTCAAACAGGTAAAAAATTCACAAATTGTGTAAAACCCTCATCCAAGTAAGAAATATGCAAGGCTCAGTGGATGATTCGCCTGTGCATGTTGTATGAATTTGACTCAAATGGGAAAAACCCACTAATGTTTAAAAGAAACCTTTACAGTATTGTTTTTTGACTAAAAATGAGTTTTCCACAGCTTTTCCTATCCCTGCTCTGGTTGCCTCTTCTAAAAAACTTCCCTTTTCTGCATACCAACCCCAAAGCACACTTCCAACACATTAAAGAGTTTTTACCCTGTATGACAAATCAGATGTAGGTAGTGCTTTGATGACGTCCTTATCTCCATGCTTGCTCTTATAACCACTCTCTTGTGTTGGTAGTGAGTAGGCAGTGTGTATTGATCTGATGTAATCTTAACGCATGAGTGCTGCTGTTTGAACGGAACAAAGATCTGCATTTTGGCCCAAAGACACACCTCAGTTAGAACCCTGTGGCTTCAACTTGTTTTGCCATGATGAAGTTGTGGCCACAGTTTTAATCTTTATATCATAATCAGTCATCTTGATGTATTGAAACTATGCAAAGGTGTACTAAGTTCCTTATTTTTGATTGCAGTTCCAACTCCTCTGCTACCCCGGTTCCAAAGACAGAGGGTAAGTTCACTTTTCTCCTCAGGATCATTTTATACTCAATAATGCAGACTTTCACTCTGCAACTCGCTCTGATTTGTTACCTTTTCTTGTGCAGTGCCTCCTCAAACTGTATAGAAACTGCAGTGTATACTTGGAAGGGAGGAAGTCGTCACAGGAACCATGCCACCGAAGACGCACAAAAACTGTTATGGCTAATGTACCTCTGCCAGCTGGATGGGAAATAAACAGGGTTTTACAACACATCGTAGCCTGGGTCCCTCTTGTCTCCCTCTGAAGTCTGTTGAAAGTCTTACAATAAGTGAGCAACATTTCTATCCGAATAATACTTTGAATCAAACAAATGCAAAACAAATGTCTCTATTCCTCACAACAGTCTGTAAAACAATAAAATTAAGAGCATGATTAAATATTTATAGACAAAATCTCGAGCTCGAAACATGGATTTGCATGCATTGATAAATTGTTACAATTGTCTTTTGCCTTTTTTCTTCGTTCGCAATCACTTTTTGGCATTACAGAATAATGAAGAGATCCACACATGGCCAAATATAACATGCTAAAAGGAAATATCTAGCATAGTATAttcatatatttgttttattagtAATTCCTTCTTTTTACCTCTCAAGCAAAAATTACAATTTTACCTGTAATGCTGGAAAAAACAAGACCACTGTTTGAAATAAAGATCTCCTCTACTCGACATCATTTTATCATTGTCTTTAATAATCATGTTGCTTGAAATGATCATAACTTGTGATGTAAATATGATGTTGATATCAGAAAATGTTATTATCATAATGTCATAATCATCATTTATCTTTACAGGAACCTAGTTAGTCAAAAACAAACCTTCACCTTTGACGTGTAAAACTGGTGAAAATGAAAATTGGGCCTGAAGATAAATCCTCTGGTGGGATTGTGTATTTTCAATCCTTCTAATTTCAATagataaatataaatgataatattctAATGGTGCCCTGAATATCAAAACATTTACATGGAACTTTAAATACAGCTATTCTACTTTTATTCATGACTCATTGCCAAAATGTACAGTTAGTCACCGCACTTACTCATGTAATGTCTCTCTCATAAGAACATTCTGTGTCACAATCAGTTTCAGATACATTAGTTTTACACAGTCAAGTTTCTTTTTCCCACAAAGAAAATGTTTACTTGATATTACGCACGCAGGTATGATGCATACAGAAAAAAAGTTAAATAATGTGATAGCTTCTTGTCATTTCTTTAACATACATATTCTTAACATAAGCACACATGCTGACTGAAATCAGAACCATCACTCAGTTTATCAATATGAAAACTTATCATGATGGGGGATTTGGATGAGAATCAGAGGGTTTCAGGGACATTGCCCCTGAGATCATAAAAACGATTTCATAGAAATCAACGTTAGACTGGGAGTTTAGCCTGGAAGAGAAATGAATGTTACTCCACCTTCCTCATTCTGCTGTTTAAAGATaactatttttcattgctgccACTAAAAGACGTTCATTTCAAATAGCTAAACTATCAATTtgatcaaaaataaatacacaatattACAATCAGTCAAATATTTAAATACTAACATTTTATGAAAATATATCAATGGAGGATATAATAGTTTGCAATGAAATGCCGCACCTACACAGAACACTTCACCCTGTATGTAGAACATATATCTACATATAGACTGTAAGCATCATTTAAATAATCCAATGTGAATTATATCTAAAGATTAATATCCCAAACTAGTTTGTTAACAGTATATCGGCCAGAGACTCCCAAAGCAACTtaataatacactttaaatCCCCTTCTTAACAGAGGTAACTTCTCATTCCCTCCAAAGGAGGGTCACATGTTTTTCTTATCATTCCTGGTCCTGCAAGGACACAATGCGTCGACGAGACGAAGCACTTCGTTTCTTCAGCATGAGCTTGAGCTAAAAATGAAAAGATAGATTAGGATGGTattgaattgaaacagcaggaCTGAACTGTATGCTCTTTGGCTGCCTGTTAGAGGAGGGGCCGCTCACCTTCTCTCCCCTGGGCCCGATCTGCAGCAGGTGGGCTGGCTGGTCGTTCTCCAGGTTGCGGATGCTGGGATCAGCTCCTTTgcgcagcagcagctgcagaaTATCCTCCTGGTGGGGGTTACCATGGAGACCAGCTGCCATGTGTAGTGCTGTGTGGCCATGCGCCTGTGTCGTAAAAGGACAGTATGCGGCATGAATCAGACTGTTTGTACTCGGCTATGTACACAGTTTTTGCTTGGACTTTTTtcataaacacacaaacacatacatattTAAATACCCAGTTTAAATGAGTTTGGTGTCTGTTTGGGACTCACTTTCAAGTTGACAAAGTCTTTCATGCTTGGCAGGGGAATCCTCAGCAGATAAGTCACCAGATCAATGTTTCCCTCCTTTACAGCCAAGTGCAGCACAGTCTTGTTGCTTTTGATTTCCTGGAAATGCAGAATTGAACGTGATGTAAAAGAACAACACATGATTAATCCACAAGTCACACTTTGACATTTAGTTGTCAAACAAGTAAGAGAAAACAAAAGTGAGAGCAGGGGGAATATTTAGTACTATGACATAATCATGGTGAGATAAACTTTGGCACTTCCCCTTTGAACCGTTCACACTGACTGAAGGTCAGGGTTTGACATATTGGACATGTTTCTGTACCTTGTCGCTAACTTATCCATTCACTCGTCTATTGTGACAGATCTATAGATCTGTGAGATTCAGAAAAAGGAGAGCTGTAAACGCACCTGGCTGAGCAGGGAAGCCCCTGCCTCGAGGAGCATCTTCACACAGGAGAGTTTCTCATCAGCCACGGTCTGAAGACCAACATCTGCCAGCCCGATGCTTGGGAATGCCTTCACAGAGGCACTGTGAGAAATGGCTGCGCAGTGCAGAGGAGTCATACCTGAGGCAGAGAACAAGGCGCATGTTTGTATTAAGGCCCTAATGATATTTACTTTGGAAAACGTGGTCAAActacagtataatgtatggCTAAGGTTACAAAACATTGCATTGTAACAGCATTAAGTTACCATCAAAATTGCAAGCCTCCAGGTTGACAGACGGCCTGCTAGACAGAATTGCCTGTAAGAAACATTAAGGTCAGCTCGGGAAAGCTCAGTTTTCTAAAGTTCTGTGATACAAACGTAATGCTGTACAGTTGCTGCTCTACCTGTAGAACCCCAGGTAAACCGTAGTGGGCAGCCAGGTGAAGGGCAGTCTGTCCTTTGACATCACATGCATTGATGTCCGATCCAAATGACAGCAGATCTTGCACGATCTCTGGCTGGTTGGCCGTCACCGCCACCAGTAAAGCGGTCTGCACAAACACATTCAACATGCAACTTTAGGAATAATCATCCTGTGCTGATATTCGTAATTTAACTGAATTGTGTCAAAAAAGGT
This genomic window from Pseudochaenichthys georgianus chromosome 16, fPseGeo1.2, whole genome shotgun sequence contains:
- the nfkbid gene encoding NF-kappa-B inhibitor delta translates to MHFDKSPNEKPCCTLPTVKKLLEQKRRRETSSVPPPCSTASTTAAPPTTATLSLAESFPCSGASSSYSDMEVSYPWTPAPESSVHFYPSQHGPSYTSAYSLPAAHEYGTQQQLQGFIDTMPQTYENQMTLADPSMAASWSVLGLPQTTQLSFGPAIDPAKLEEARMLFNAMDYSRATGQDEDGDTILHIYTAKGLRECAYAAAERLRDVGRLDAKEHKGKTALLVAVTANQPEIVQDLLSFGSDINACDVKGQTALHLAAHYGLPGVLQAILSSRPSVNLEACNFDGMTPLHCAAISHSASVKAFPSIGLADVGLQTVADEKLSCVKMLLEAGASLLSQEIKSNKTVLHLAVKEGNIDLVTYLLRIPLPSMKDFVNLKAHGHTALHMAAGLHGNPHQEDILQLLLRKGADPSIRNLENDQPAHLLQIGPRGEKLKLMLKKRSASSRRRIVSLQDQE